Proteins encoded by one window of Blastopirellula marina:
- a CDS encoding DUF4261 domain-containing protein, whose translation MAIATPTQTVALLTKRCLTMDELESHLNNNGIKCYQEDGIESDGTLYKFLRTGLRGQGPDLWINVHHARWPEVIEPHIGTWGDHTFTDGLKRAVQFQVNWKDAAKAVQEHQAVVLVQRFQSPADLCSPTEQMAIAVELARVSLAIGAMPEVVAYFCPGGEVLLPIAMLDEILPASKLTGIPPLDLFTNLRLSWLDDRWVIFETIGNAQLGLPDFEVYADSQQHDLNEIAAWLRRWSLQHFQAEKALQDGSVASGPGGASFDVIYAKDALLAPKRLVIRLIAQDEAKMPGGLPARLRIDRA comes from the coding sequence GTGGCAATCGCAACTCCAACTCAAACCGTGGCACTGTTGACCAAGCGGTGCCTGACGATGGATGAATTGGAAAGCCACCTGAACAACAACGGCATTAAGTGTTATCAGGAAGATGGCATCGAGTCGGATGGGACTCTATATAAGTTTCTAAGGACAGGATTGCGCGGGCAGGGACCTGATCTGTGGATCAATGTTCATCATGCTCGTTGGCCAGAAGTAATCGAACCTCACATAGGAACTTGGGGCGATCACACTTTCACAGATGGCTTGAAGCGGGCCGTTCAATTTCAGGTGAATTGGAAAGACGCTGCCAAGGCCGTTCAAGAGCATCAAGCCGTTGTGCTCGTTCAACGGTTTCAATCACCGGCCGATCTGTGTTCGCCAACTGAGCAGATGGCGATTGCCGTTGAGCTCGCGAGGGTGAGTCTCGCTATCGGAGCGATGCCTGAAGTCGTTGCCTACTTCTGTCCAGGCGGTGAAGTTCTGCTCCCCATTGCCATGCTCGACGAGATTCTACCGGCGAGCAAGCTTACGGGAATTCCACCGCTTGATCTGTTTACTAATCTGCGATTGTCATGGCTGGATGATCGCTGGGTGATTTTCGAAACGATTGGCAATGCTCAGTTGGGTTTGCCTGATTTCGAGGTCTACGCCGATAGTCAACAGCACGACTTGAATGAAATCGCTGCCTGGCTGCGGCGTTGGAGTTTGCAGCATTTCCAGGCCGAGAAAGCGCTCCAAGATGGATCGGTTGCCAGTGGCCCAGGTGGCGCAAGCTTCGACGTGATCTATGCCAAGGATGCCCTCTTGGCTCCTAAACGGTTAGTGATTCGATTGATCGCCCAGGATGAAGCCAAGATGCCAGGCGGTCTACCGGCACGACTTCGTATCGATCGAGCGTAG
- a CDS encoding metallophosphoesterase: protein MTVAASVAQNTVESYRKAGQILRESSLRRGNVVYLDTSNTDDVMVTADLHGNRTNFRQILHIADLESNPRRHLVFQEVCHGGPTYPKAGGCMSHLMLEDIAQLVIRFPNQVHFLISNHELAELTDFPIMKAGKMLNLMFRCGMGQMYGDAVPMVRSAQLEFLASLPIAIRIGDQIMVTHSLPKQCDEEPFDTSIFDRELTCHDRSCGGSLHRLVWGRDFRQENVDYLAEQLGVELFITGHEPCQYGFASPNSRQIVLDCCSRLGKYLMIPMSNDLTQEDLLNRIHSLHDPILAAMS, encoded by the coding sequence ATGACTGTCGCCGCCAGCGTGGCCCAAAACACGGTTGAGTCTTACCGAAAAGCCGGGCAAATCTTGCGGGAGTCTTCGCTTCGGCGAGGCAATGTCGTCTACCTGGATACATCGAACACCGATGATGTGATGGTAACGGCCGACCTGCACGGCAACCGCACCAACTTCCGCCAGATCCTCCATATCGCCGATCTAGAGAGTAATCCACGTCGGCACTTGGTATTTCAGGAAGTGTGCCATGGGGGACCGACCTATCCCAAAGCGGGCGGGTGCATGTCTCACCTGATGCTCGAAGATATCGCTCAACTGGTGATTCGCTTCCCGAACCAAGTGCACTTTCTCATCTCCAACCATGAACTGGCCGAACTGACCGACTTTCCGATCATGAAAGCGGGCAAGATGCTCAACCTGATGTTCCGCTGTGGTATGGGACAAATGTACGGCGATGCCGTGCCAATGGTCCGGTCCGCCCAGTTGGAGTTTCTGGCGAGCCTTCCCATCGCGATCCGGATTGGGGATCAGATCATGGTCACCCATAGCCTGCCCAAGCAGTGCGACGAAGAGCCATTCGATACCTCGATCTTCGACCGGGAACTCACCTGTCACGATCGAAGTTGTGGTGGCTCACTGCATCGCCTGGTGTGGGGGCGTGACTTCCGCCAAGAGAATGTCGACTACCTGGCCGAGCAGTTGGGGGTCGAGCTCTTCATTACCGGCCACGAACCATGCCAGTATGGATTCGCTTCCCCCAATTCACGGCAGATCGTGCTCGACTGTTGCAGCCGACTGGGCAAGTATCTTATGATCCCGATGTCCAATGACCTGACTCAGGAAGATCTGCTGAATCGAATTCATTCTCTCCACGATCCTATCTTGGCAGCCATGTCCTAA